A section of the Microbacterium forte genome encodes:
- the dnaG gene encoding DNA primase codes for MPRIRQADVDEVKARINIADIVGERVALKSAGVGSLKGLCPFHDEKSPSFHVRPQVGYYHCFGCGESGDVYSFLREMDHVSFTEAVERLAGRIGYSLHYEDGGSAPETSGRSRLYAANTAAAEYFRAQLLTADAEAGRRFLGERGFDAGAAAHFGVGFAPRGWDKMLKALTAQGFTRDELSAAGLVSTGQRGVYDRFRGRLVWPIRDVSGQTIGFGARKLFDDDQGPKYLNTPETPIYKKAQVLYGLDLAKRDISRGDPRRVVVVEGYTDVMACHLAGLTTAIATCGTAFGTDHIKVLRRVMGDDNASGEVVFTFDGDEAGQKAALRAFTEDDRFNAQTFVAVAPDGLDPCDLRLQRGDAAVRSLMETKQPMFEFAIDRKLSGFDLSTVEGRVGALRAAAPIVAEIRDRLLRPGYERVLARRLGMDPTEVRNEVERAARGGSQSSRHEPTRRESASDSASGVPGVTPVTLASLPRTADAAVERDALMGALQYGHQIDQALLTRALSAPFRTPGLDAVREAVASAPDRTRAGWVTDTVNSVREPYRSLAGELLMTPFPARNEEGAVASTTDLAKRLIMRILEHEKQELLGAVQRVPADSDGGRALRMRLRDIDVERQRFAES; via the coding sequence ATGCCCCGCATCCGCCAGGCCGACGTCGACGAGGTCAAGGCGCGCATCAACATCGCAGACATCGTCGGGGAGCGCGTCGCGCTCAAGTCCGCAGGCGTCGGCTCGCTCAAGGGCCTGTGCCCTTTCCACGACGAGAAGAGTCCGAGCTTCCACGTGCGGCCGCAGGTCGGCTACTACCACTGCTTCGGATGCGGAGAGTCCGGCGACGTCTACTCGTTCCTCCGCGAGATGGACCACGTCAGCTTCACCGAGGCCGTCGAGCGTCTCGCAGGCCGCATCGGATACTCACTGCACTACGAAGACGGCGGGTCGGCTCCGGAGACGAGTGGGCGCAGCCGTCTGTACGCCGCCAACACCGCTGCCGCGGAGTACTTCCGGGCGCAGCTGCTCACCGCCGACGCCGAGGCAGGACGACGTTTTCTCGGCGAGCGAGGATTCGACGCGGGTGCCGCCGCGCATTTCGGTGTCGGCTTCGCACCGCGCGGGTGGGACAAGATGCTGAAGGCTCTCACCGCGCAGGGGTTCACCCGCGACGAGCTGAGTGCCGCCGGTCTGGTGTCGACGGGGCAACGCGGCGTCTACGACCGCTTCCGCGGTCGCCTCGTCTGGCCGATCCGCGACGTGTCCGGCCAGACCATCGGGTTCGGCGCGCGCAAGCTGTTCGACGACGATCAGGGCCCGAAGTACCTGAACACTCCCGAGACCCCGATCTACAAGAAGGCGCAGGTGCTGTACGGGCTCGACCTCGCCAAGCGCGACATCTCGCGGGGTGACCCTCGTCGGGTGGTGGTGGTCGAGGGGTACACCGACGTCATGGCCTGCCACCTCGCGGGCCTCACGACCGCGATCGCGACCTGCGGCACCGCGTTCGGAACCGATCACATCAAGGTGCTGCGTCGCGTCATGGGCGACGACAACGCCTCGGGAGAGGTCGTCTTCACGTTCGACGGCGATGAGGCAGGCCAGAAGGCGGCTCTTCGGGCCTTCACCGAGGACGACCGCTTCAACGCCCAGACGTTCGTCGCGGTGGCGCCCGACGGGCTCGACCCGTGCGACCTCAGGCTGCAGCGCGGCGATGCCGCCGTGCGCTCGCTGATGGAGACGAAGCAGCCGATGTTCGAGTTCGCGATCGACAGGAAGCTCAGCGGCTTCGACCTCTCGACGGTCGAAGGTCGTGTCGGCGCTCTTCGCGCGGCAGCGCCGATCGTCGCCGAGATCCGCGATCGGCTGCTGCGACCCGGTTATGAGCGCGTGCTGGCTCGGCGCCTGGGTATGGACCCCACCGAGGTGCGCAACGAGGTCGAGCGTGCCGCCCGAGGGGGATCGCAGTCGTCGAGACACGAGCCGACCAGGCGCGAGAGTGCGAGTGACTCCGCATCCGGTGTTCCAGGGGTGACTCCGGTCACCCTCGCGAGCCTGCCGCGCACTGCCGATGCCGCCGTGGAGCGCGACGCTCTGATGGGCGCGCTTCAGTACGGACATCAGATCGATCAGGCGCTGCTCACGCGGGCCCTCAGCGCGCCGTTCCGCACACCGGGGCTGGACGCCGTCCGCGAGGCCGTCGCGTCCGCGCCTGATCGGACTCGAGCCGGATGGGTGACGGACACCGTGAACTCGGTGCGGGAGCCCTACCGATCGCTCGCGGGCGAACTGCTGATGACCCCCTTCCCGGCGCGCAACGAAGAGGGCGCCGTCGCCTCGACGACCGACCTGGCCAAGCGACTCATCATGCGCATTCTGGAACACGAGAAGCAGGAGCTCCTCGGAGCGGTGCAGCGGGTTCCCGCGGATTCCGACGGCGGGCGTGCTCTGCGCATGCGCCTTCGCGACATCGACGTCGAGCGTCAGCGGTTCGCCGAGTCGTAA
- a CDS encoding ATP-binding cassette domain-containing protein yields MFSRPESTNAIDSSDLVIDRIGHSGPTRAIDGVSFSLAPGELICVAGPTGSGKSTLVAALAGSTDPSVRVVGGSAQVCGVDIRRPGRKHRLLTYRTGFVPQGAGADLPPQLTVNEVIAEPILIREKRVNTKALSIRVATLLDELHLPLGTASKFPYELSAGMRQRVAIARSFVLEPRVLIADEILANLDLEVRPVVFDAITRRRKEQGMGALLVTNDADFIRELNAETLMLRGGHVVARGVGKDLLWAPNAEADSGH; encoded by the coding sequence ATGTTCTCTCGGCCCGAATCGACCAATGCGATCGACAGCTCAGATCTGGTGATCGACCGCATCGGGCACAGCGGCCCGACCCGCGCCATCGACGGGGTCAGCTTCTCGCTCGCGCCGGGCGAGCTCATCTGCGTCGCGGGTCCGACCGGTTCGGGCAAGTCCACCCTGGTCGCCGCCCTGGCGGGTTCGACCGACCCGTCCGTGCGCGTCGTGGGCGGCAGTGCGCAGGTCTGTGGAGTCGACATCCGCCGCCCGGGGCGCAAGCATCGCCTGCTCACCTATCGCACGGGCTTCGTGCCGCAGGGGGCCGGTGCCGACCTCCCTCCGCAGCTCACGGTCAACGAAGTCATCGCCGAGCCGATCCTGATCCGTGAGAAGCGGGTGAACACCAAAGCCCTGTCCATCCGAGTCGCGACGCTTCTCGACGAGCTGCACCTGCCTCTCGGAACAGCCTCGAAGTTCCCGTATGAGCTCAGCGCCGGAATGCGCCAGCGCGTCGCGATCGCCCGGTCGTTCGTTCTCGAGCCCCGGGTGCTCATCGCCGACGAGATCCTCGCCAACCTCGACCTCGAGGTGCGACCAGTGGTCTTCGACGCGATCACCCGCCGGCGCAAAGAGCAGGGGATGGGTGCGCTGCTGGTCACGAACGACGCCGATTTCATCCGCGAGCTCAACGCCGAGACCCTGATGCTGCGCGGTGGTCATGTGGTTGCCCGCGGCGTCGGCAAGGACCTGCTGTGGGCTCCCAATGCCGAGGCGGATTCCGGGCACTGA
- a CDS encoding helix-turn-helix domain-containing protein: MHETVHMSMNPVADPRFELDLSDRMTKAVRHSGLGVQELAERIQVSRNAVSSWINGRHKPRRRDLVAFALATGYPVSWLETGEAPHDGGTSPDGGLLPGLDSNQEPAG, translated from the coding sequence ATGCACGAGACTGTGCATATGTCGATGAATCCCGTTGCAGACCCCCGCTTCGAACTCGACCTGTCCGACCGCATGACGAAGGCCGTGCGTCACTCAGGACTGGGAGTGCAGGAGCTTGCCGAGCGCATCCAGGTATCGCGCAATGCGGTATCGAGCTGGATCAACGGACGGCACAAGCCACGTCGTCGCGACCTCGTCGCGTTCGCGCTGGCGACCGGATATCCCGTGTCGTGGCTGGAAACAGGAGAAGCCCCACACGATGGTGGGACTTCTCCTGATGGGGGATTGCTCCCCGGCTTGGACTCGAACCAAGAACCTGCCGGTTAA
- a CDS encoding helix-turn-helix domain-containing protein: protein MTIDLIGTAEAAKMLDIDRSSLVRRVRSGSIEPFQKLPAATGAYLFDRAEIEKAAGNA, encoded by the coding sequence GTGACAATCGACCTGATCGGAACCGCCGAAGCCGCGAAGATGCTCGACATCGACCGTAGCTCGCTCGTACGCCGCGTGCGCTCGGGCTCCATCGAGCCGTTTCAGAAGCTCCCGGCAGCCACCGGCGCTTACCTGTTCGACCGCGCCGAGATCGAGAAGGCGGCGGGCAACGCGTGA
- a CDS encoding helix-turn-helix domain-containing protein, with translation MSIESVAIALHHSKATGTAKLVMIGIANHDGDGGAWPSVKTLAKYAGVDPRSVQRAIDKLEKLHEIRRFVQAGGDHRFADHERPNRYQVLLRCPVDCDRSSQHRVPSDSPATLPIEEFSTRVTLASPGDSGTRGGVTQVSPKPSPNHPNTTEKKTHVGNRASSGACGHPLIDDRHCERGCAPSQVLKEIA, from the coding sequence GTGAGCATCGAGTCCGTGGCGATCGCGCTGCACCATTCCAAGGCGACAGGCACCGCGAAGCTGGTGATGATCGGTATCGCGAACCATGACGGTGATGGCGGCGCGTGGCCGTCTGTCAAGACGCTCGCGAAGTATGCCGGCGTCGATCCCCGCAGTGTGCAGCGAGCGATCGACAAGCTGGAGAAGCTTCACGAGATCCGTCGATTCGTGCAGGCCGGCGGTGATCACCGGTTCGCCGATCACGAGCGCCCGAACCGCTATCAGGTACTCCTGCGATGCCCCGTCGATTGCGACCGTTCGTCGCAGCACCGGGTGCCCTCCGACAGCCCCGCCACGCTCCCGATTGAGGAGTTTTCCACACGGGTGACACTGGCGTCACCCGGTGACAGTGGAACCAGGGGAGGGGTGACACAGGTGTCACCCAAACCGTCCCCTAACCATCCCAATACCACTGAGAAGAAAACTCACGTTGGTAACCGCGCGAGTTCCGGCGCGTGCGGACACCCCCTGATCGATGACCGCCACTGCGAGCGCGGCTGCGCTCCGTCACAGGTACTCAAGGAGATCGCATGA
- a CDS encoding DNA N-6-adenine-methyltransferase translates to MTTLPMFTAPIERTETDERYTPRWVFDALGETFDLDPASPVDAETKVPALRRFTRVDDGLAQQWEGFVWCNPPFSNTTPWAERMLAHDNGIFLGPFANARWTQWMLGSARVTWLMRDFAFDHPTHAGKRSSMPLAMYALGRRAEVAVRRAARSLPEAGRLVQIARPDREEGR, encoded by the coding sequence ATGACAACGCTCCCGATGTTCACCGCTCCTATCGAACGCACAGAGACCGACGAACGCTACACCCCGCGCTGGGTATTCGACGCGCTCGGCGAGACGTTCGATCTTGATCCCGCCAGCCCCGTCGACGCCGAGACGAAGGTGCCGGCGCTCCGTCGTTTCACTCGCGTCGACGACGGCCTCGCTCAGCAGTGGGAAGGGTTCGTCTGGTGTAACCCACCCTTCTCGAACACCACACCGTGGGCCGAACGGATGCTGGCGCACGACAATGGCATATTCCTCGGCCCGTTTGCGAACGCTCGCTGGACGCAATGGATGCTCGGATCGGCCCGCGTCACCTGGCTCATGCGCGATTTCGCCTTCGACCACCCCACCCACGCCGGGAAGCGCTCGAGCATGCCGCTCGCCATGTACGCGCTCGGTCGCCGCGCTGAGGTTGCCGTGAGACGCGCTGCGAGATCTCTGCCCGAGGCGGGCCGACTCGTGCAGATCGCCCGCCCTGATCGGGAGGAGGGCCGGTGA
- a CDS encoding DNA-binding protein — protein sequence MTESQTRRAWATPEQLAEWLQLGAQGARKLRTMRRDGTGPKFLTVGREIRYAWVDVHAWCAARRDRG from the coding sequence GTGACCGAGTCGCAGACCCGCCGCGCGTGGGCCACCCCGGAACAGCTCGCCGAATGGCTCCAGCTCGGCGCTCAGGGTGCCCGCAAGCTGCGCACGATGCGCCGAGACGGCACCGGCCCGAAGTTCCTCACCGTAGGCCGCGAGATCCGCTATGCATGGGTTGACGTGCACGCCTGGTGCGCCGCGAGGCGCGACCGTGGGTAG
- a CDS encoding HNH endonuclease — protein MGRRGGRASQSLTRLVLETYGPVCWLKLPGCTGIATTKDHVIPHAAGGPDTLENMRPACKPCNSKRQDRVISGYGAAVIVVTGPPAAGKTTHVLEHARPTDVIIDMDRIARALMPLDPDSSHDYPEHVRHVAIAARKAAIRRATRLRERITVWLIHAIPQPDDLAEYRALGWRIETIDPGRAIVEQRARTMRPASMMHHVERWYATHQDPEVSVAAMLATPQAPSAGGDW, from the coding sequence GTGGGTAGGCGCGGCGGGCGCGCGTCTCAGAGCCTCACCCGGCTCGTGCTGGAGACGTACGGCCCCGTCTGCTGGCTCAAGCTCCCAGGGTGCACCGGCATCGCGACGACGAAGGATCACGTCATCCCGCACGCCGCCGGCGGCCCGGACACGCTGGAGAACATGCGCCCCGCGTGCAAGCCGTGCAACAGCAAGCGGCAAGACCGCGTGATCAGCGGCTATGGTGCCGCCGTCATCGTCGTCACCGGCCCGCCGGCGGCAGGCAAGACCACGCACGTGCTGGAGCACGCACGCCCCACCGACGTGATCATTGACATGGATCGCATCGCGCGCGCCCTCATGCCCCTCGACCCCGACAGCTCACACGACTACCCCGAGCACGTCCGACACGTGGCGATCGCAGCACGCAAGGCAGCCATCCGCCGAGCTACCCGCCTGCGCGAGCGCATCACCGTATGGCTCATCCACGCCATACCCCAGCCCGACGACCTCGCCGAGTACCGAGCCCTAGGGTGGCGCATCGAGACCATCGACCCAGGCCGCGCCATCGTAGAGCAGCGCGCCCGCACCATGCGCCCCGCCTCGATGATGCACCACGTCGAGCGCTGGTACGCCACCCACCAAGACCCCGAGGTATCAGTAGCAGCCATGCTCGCCACGCCTCAGGCCCCATCAGCAGGCGGTGACTGGTGA
- a CDS encoding phage portal protein codes for MSFINTVREKVTKAIEWLNEVPDAPAGYPADVFPDGRQRQAAVTTERALSLSTLYSGIQIHATAACQLSISVERDGEIIPTPQLVLQPDVDDTRSAFIEYTVVSLYIDGNAFWRIIRNAEGRVVNLVPLNPNEVTVYVEYDANNVETIKYGWRGLTLTRRDIKHLQLLRVPGLRRGLGPIQAAQIEVRGALDARDYGALWLSDSSIPDGVLSTDQELAPGDAAKYKNVWYGRNPDGTAPTATDSKSKVRERLRVLGKGLTYSPLLLKPSDVQFLESQQYSTIQMARLIGAPASLMLVAVEGSSETYSNVEQEWIGYARFRLMKPLREIEEALTSLLPGKQTARFKIDALLRSDTKTRYEAHAMSLDPQKGWALLDEVRQLEGLPALTTEQRAELDARRVTKTPAPTPENANA; via the coding sequence ATGTCGTTCATCAACACAGTCCGCGAGAAGGTCACCAAGGCCATCGAGTGGCTTAACGAGGTGCCGGATGCCCCAGCCGGCTACCCCGCGGACGTGTTCCCCGATGGGCGGCAGCGGCAGGCGGCGGTGACGACGGAACGTGCCCTCTCACTCTCGACTCTCTACAGCGGCATTCAGATTCACGCGACCGCCGCCTGCCAGCTCTCGATCTCCGTCGAGCGCGACGGCGAGATCATCCCGACGCCGCAGCTCGTCCTGCAGCCTGACGTGGACGACACCCGATCGGCATTCATCGAGTACACCGTCGTGTCGCTCTACATCGACGGAAACGCGTTCTGGCGCATCATCCGCAACGCCGAGGGCCGCGTCGTCAATCTCGTGCCCCTGAACCCCAACGAGGTCACGGTTTACGTCGAGTACGACGCGAACAACGTCGAGACGATCAAGTACGGATGGCGCGGACTCACCCTCACGCGCCGCGATATCAAGCACCTTCAGCTGCTCCGCGTGCCCGGCCTTCGCCGCGGGCTCGGCCCGATCCAGGCCGCGCAGATCGAAGTGCGCGGCGCGCTCGACGCCCGCGACTACGGCGCATTGTGGCTCTCGGATTCCAGCATCCCGGACGGCGTGCTCTCGACCGATCAGGAACTTGCACCCGGCGACGCCGCGAAGTACAAGAACGTCTGGTACGGCCGCAACCCCGACGGCACCGCACCGACCGCGACCGACTCGAAGTCGAAGGTTCGCGAGCGGCTGCGCGTGCTCGGCAAGGGACTCACGTACAGCCCGCTGCTGCTCAAGCCGTCCGACGTGCAGTTTCTCGAGTCGCAGCAGTACTCGACCATCCAGATGGCCCGTCTGATCGGTGCGCCGGCCTCGCTCATGCTCGTGGCCGTCGAGGGCTCCAGCGAGACGTACAGCAACGTCGAACAGGAATGGATCGGGTACGCCCGGTTCCGCCTCATGAAGCCGCTGCGCGAGATCGAGGAAGCCCTCACGTCGCTGCTACCCGGCAAGCAGACGGCGCGATTCAAGATCGACGCGCTGCTGCGCTCCGACACCAAGACCCGCTACGAGGCACACGCGATGTCTCTCGACCCCCAGAAGGGCTGGGCTCTCCTCGACGAAGTTCGCCAGCTCGAAGGGCTCCCCGCCCTCACCACCGAGCAGCGCGCCGAGCTGGATGCACGCCGCGTCACCAAGACCCCCGCCCCGACCCCGGAGAACGCGAATGCCTGA
- a CDS encoding head maturation protease, ClpP-related — translation MPDLTTARDRFAALAARTPSTFNLTTDEDTRAATVHLYGVVGGYWGGIDADELVPAIRSLDVDTLQVYVNSPGGDVYDGIAIRNALRQHKARIVVNIDGLAASAASFIACAGDEVVMGENAEIMIHDAWSYAVGNAEDMRNKGADLDRVSDNIAAMYAAKAGGDAPAWRELMKAETWYSASEAVAAGLADRLDSDSDEDDDADAAVENVFDLTMYAHAGRAAASAPISVAALASNRKERPMPEITQDYLDQALADHQEAQNRVLETRLAGISNAAGTPGPTWPTFGHFIKDLIGGSADAMAFYETHAAYDGSTTADDKQPNTWIRDAIHLIRRTRKIMGEFSTQPLPADGMTLEYLQLESNSIAVAKQTAEGADLVKGKVSLKSDSTPVETYGGWTELTRQQIDRGSAAYISTANTAMTLEYARATEEVIRDLLREIIASKIAGNPALSIAADATAYEWLDLIVDAAGLFDDLSFNLDGGLVSKDVFKRLIRLEDTNGNSLMRVWGTGMNQIGELDLREITGDLASVQFKILPGATANTVEFHDRLGITTWESPGAPFRLQDSNVVNLTEAISQYGYLAAASQFPDAIQAVEVTPAGAARIAADDDELLA, via the coding sequence ATGCCTGACCTGACCACCGCCCGCGACCGCTTCGCCGCCCTCGCCGCCCGCACCCCCTCGACTTTCAACCTCACCACCGACGAGGACACCCGCGCGGCCACCGTGCATCTGTACGGCGTCGTCGGCGGCTATTGGGGCGGCATCGACGCCGACGAGCTGGTGCCGGCTATCCGCTCGCTCGACGTGGACACGCTCCAGGTCTACGTGAACAGCCCCGGCGGCGACGTGTACGACGGCATCGCGATCCGCAACGCGCTGCGCCAGCACAAGGCGCGCATCGTCGTCAACATCGACGGCCTCGCCGCGTCTGCCGCGTCGTTCATCGCGTGCGCCGGCGATGAAGTCGTGATGGGGGAGAACGCCGAGATCATGATTCACGACGCATGGTCGTACGCCGTCGGCAACGCGGAAGACATGCGCAACAAGGGTGCCGACCTCGATCGCGTGAGCGACAACATCGCCGCGATGTACGCAGCGAAGGCCGGCGGCGATGCCCCCGCCTGGCGCGAGCTGATGAAGGCCGAGACGTGGTACTCGGCGAGCGAGGCGGTCGCCGCCGGCCTCGCAGACCGCCTCGACAGCGACAGCGACGAGGACGACGACGCAGACGCAGCCGTCGAGAACGTGTTCGACCTGACCATGTACGCCCATGCGGGCCGCGCCGCGGCATCCGCGCCCATCTCCGTCGCCGCCCTGGCGTCGAACCGAAAGGAACGCCCCATGCCCGAAATCACGCAGGACTACCTCGACCAGGCTCTGGCCGACCACCAGGAGGCGCAGAACCGCGTGCTCGAAACCCGCCTCGCCGGGATCTCGAACGCCGCCGGCACCCCTGGCCCCACCTGGCCGACCTTCGGTCACTTCATCAAGGATCTCATCGGCGGCTCTGCCGACGCGATGGCGTTCTACGAGACCCACGCGGCGTACGACGGTTCGACCACGGCCGACGACAAGCAGCCGAACACCTGGATTCGCGATGCCATCCACCTGATCCGCCGCACGCGCAAGATCATGGGCGAGTTCTCCACGCAGCCGCTCCCCGCCGACGGCATGACGCTCGAGTACCTCCAGCTCGAATCCAACAGCATCGCCGTCGCGAAGCAGACCGCCGAGGGTGCCGATCTCGTCAAGGGCAAGGTGTCGCTGAAGAGCGATTCCACCCCCGTCGAGACCTACGGCGGCTGGACCGAGCTGACCCGTCAGCAGATCGACCGCGGCAGCGCCGCATACATCTCGACCGCGAACACGGCCATGACGCTGGAGTACGCCCGCGCGACCGAGGAAGTCATCCGCGATCTGCTGCGCGAGATCATCGCCTCGAAGATCGCCGGCAACCCGGCGCTCTCGATCGCGGCCGACGCGACCGCGTACGAGTGGCTGGATCTCATCGTGGACGCCGCCGGCCTGTTCGATGACCTGTCGTTCAACCTCGACGGCGGTCTCGTCTCGAAGGACGTGTTCAAGCGCCTCATCCGCCTGGAGGACACCAACGGAAACAGCCTCATGCGCGTGTGGGGCACCGGCATGAACCAGATTGGCGAACTCGACCTCCGCGAGATCACCGGCGACCTGGCGAGCGTCCAGTTCAAGATCCTCCCCGGCGCGACCGCCAACACCGTCGAGTTTCACGACCGCCTCGGCATCACGACCTGGGAAAGCCCCGGCGCACCGTTCCGGCTCCAGGACTCGAACGTGGTCAACCTGACGGAAGCGATCTCGCAGTACGGCTACCTGGCCGCTGCATCGCAGTTCCCCGACGCCATCCAGGCCGTCGAGGTCACCCCCGCCGGCGCTGCTCGCATCGCGGCTGACGACGACGAGCTGCTGGCCTAA
- a CDS encoding M23 family metallopeptidase codes for MALTDAPTVTLDGVQLASSWSLSQRIALGGLAITWGRQNHLQPAEPASLKLEVLDTDGQIASSAGLIGKRVTVVRADGRTIYRGRVDDFEIDHVEMNDPKLNVKRRVWRLMLICFDTIADLAKIHPRGPGNEAVGVNVLGPDYWFIERPANRIAALLAAGVPVPSIEWADPYPVTEGSPGLARWRTSSDNFSALNHVEGIYNAHPLAYVRHDPHTNGLTIGRPAATAGVELTWDGDTLDVALADGATVPARIVAMPEGYKARTGAADAIDVVQIISPSPTDAGKNDPLSSVDATTEAHTDRYNFMASGRREHRVMNEILTTLAPEVSESFSWPFPLAYVTSEYGYRASGFHEGIDLSGGPASSGEPIPSAGAGTVVTSVTLHEGWGNYVVVDHGTDADGNNLRTLYAHMIEPGVPVGTVVDRGDTLGRVGNTGNSYGAHLHFETWVNGAHINPRIFMDKYSTGAPAPVEGGVWQRRAADDTAATLNQLNGKVNLPRIRIDWRHFDYPPAIDAAFIDGTSHGLPLYFPGSVFAPVYEAATEHEIIGGTLVYFKGWTLDATLAPAIRTRAGITINQLVTIDAPLISDFDDDMLIADLGNVTKGVTA; via the coding sequence ATGGCGCTGACGGATGCCCCCACGGTCACGCTCGACGGCGTGCAGCTCGCGTCTTCGTGGTCGCTCTCGCAGCGCATCGCGCTCGGCGGCCTCGCGATCACGTGGGGCCGGCAGAACCACCTACAGCCCGCCGAGCCCGCATCACTCAAGCTCGAAGTGCTCGACACCGACGGCCAGATCGCATCGTCTGCCGGCCTGATCGGCAAGCGCGTCACCGTCGTACGCGCAGACGGCCGAACGATCTACCGCGGCCGCGTGGACGACTTCGAGATCGATCACGTCGAGATGAACGATCCAAAGCTGAACGTCAAGCGCCGCGTGTGGCGGCTCATGCTCATCTGCTTCGACACCATCGCCGACCTCGCGAAGATTCACCCGCGCGGCCCCGGTAACGAGGCCGTCGGCGTGAACGTGCTCGGCCCGGACTATTGGTTCATCGAGCGCCCCGCGAACCGCATCGCCGCGCTGCTCGCCGCCGGCGTCCCCGTCCCCTCGATCGAGTGGGCCGACCCCTACCCGGTCACCGAGGGATCGCCCGGCCTCGCCCGCTGGCGCACATCGTCGGACAACTTCAGCGCGCTTAACCACGTCGAGGGGATCTACAACGCGCACCCGCTCGCCTACGTCCGCCACGACCCGCACACGAACGGCCTGACGATCGGCCGGCCGGCGGCGACCGCCGGCGTGGAACTCACGTGGGACGGCGACACGCTCGACGTCGCCCTCGCCGATGGCGCGACGGTTCCCGCTCGCATCGTCGCGATGCCGGAAGGCTACAAGGCGCGCACCGGCGCAGCCGATGCCATCGACGTCGTGCAGATCATCAGCCCCAGCCCCACCGACGCGGGCAAGAACGACCCGCTCAGCAGTGTCGACGCGACGACCGAGGCGCACACCGATCGCTACAACTTCATGGCGTCAGGACGCCGCGAGCACCGCGTGATGAACGAGATCCTGACCACGCTCGCCCCGGAGGTTTCCGAGTCGTTTTCATGGCCGTTCCCGCTCGCCTACGTCACGAGCGAGTACGGCTACCGCGCGTCAGGATTCCACGAGGGCATCGACCTCTCAGGCGGCCCCGCCTCGAGTGGCGAGCCCATCCCGTCCGCCGGGGCCGGCACCGTCGTCACGTCCGTCACGCTCCACGAGGGATGGGGCAATTACGTCGTGGTCGACCACGGCACCGACGCCGATGGCAACAACCTTCGGACGCTCTACGCGCACATGATCGAACCCGGCGTGCCCGTCGGCACCGTGGTCGACCGCGGCGACACGCTCGGCCGCGTCGGCAACACCGGCAACAGCTACGGCGCACACCTGCACTTCGAGACGTGGGTGAACGGCGCGCACATCAACCCCCGGATCTTCATGGATAAGTATTCGACCGGCGCACCCGCGCCCGTCGAAGGGGGAGTGTGGCAGCGCCGCGCAGCAGACGACACCGCCGCGACCCTCAACCAGCTCAACGGCAAGGTGAACCTGCCTCGTATCCGGATCGATTGGCGACACTTCGACTACCCGCCGGCGATCGATGCGGCCTTCATCGACGGCACGTCTCACGGCTTGCCTCTCTATTTCCCCGGCAGCGTTTTCGCCCCGGTCTACGAGGCCGCCACCGAGCACGAGATCATCGGCGGCACTCTCGTCTATTTCAAGGGCTGGACGCTCGACGCGACCCTCGCCCCCGCCATCCGCACCCGCGCCGGCATCACCATCAACCAGCTCGTCACGATCGACGCGCCCCTCATCTCCGACTTCGACGACGACATGCTCATCGCCGATCTCGGGAACGTCACGAAAGGAGTGACCGCCTGA